The Pagrus major chromosome 10, Pma_NU_1.0 genome contains a region encoding:
- the LOC141003374 gene encoding interferon-induced very large GTPase 1-like, which translates to TDVPPPEITVLSVGQETVSFGIPLTDDSVKYTLELDYSCDTQRDSLIRDDSSTVEVEGLIPGTEYTFSITRIGDNGNRSTGTSLSVFTEPSPPVQIAVYQVSSESLSLRWDPPAGDVESYIVTCCHEGEIVQEMTTDTNDLTLGNLSPGVCYSLQVSAQFRNGRRSKPAVTSANTNVPPPEITVLSVGQETVSFGIPLTDDSVKYTLELDYSCDTQRDSLIRDVSSTVEVEGLIPGTEYTFSITRIADNGNRSTGTSLSVFTDVPPPEITVLSVGQETVSFGISLTDDSVKYTVELDYSCDTQRGSLIRDDSSTVEVEGLIPGTEYTFSITRIADNGNRSTGTSLSVFTEPSPPVQIAVYQVSSESLSLRWDPPAGDVESYIVTCCHEGEIVQEMTTDTNDLTLGNLSPGVCYSLQVSAQLRNGRRSKPAVTSANTKIQMKSLLEDLGLEQLYKKKLSLSTVLQIEEKTITDEPAKRNSDLPWYFLKKLMMVNVTARNVKCVSGCESACDGASGKTELDLDNLFSSQQSDDMLNPLDIITALFLCSDGFVQQEIALKMSMCQFSVPLLLPNCDTKQCTLMLWAMRDIVKKHRPQSLSESKGFIEDRMVVSELPMISFVRLGECSLSKSEILNKLLSNSQQYHDTFVHSNMECGDCPRRISNGLAEISWYLPCGNKNMDIFSEPVAVANLRGDIASFETQFSFLCQTSAAVFVFFDSLDSDCELLMNQQHKAEIFLVGNHQSNHSSKDALKKVATKLSLTNNNILLKAKHMNDADFVKKLRITVRDVFQSSKRKMRIEQMADIARDLKIWVDEDCPECQSAKNNADAITAEIQDILKYKETQLPLQGQIWKELTGLEKEEFRLRGVGSENIEKYKIDLQVQKEKLRKEQNSYDMSNAMTCFINAISSSGTERSYFLKWMRMNLDNLSREKLSDLREQYKEKSKNSENKEEIKEIDRQLSNSSLGTEHFFREMGQIYEASLSLPETDQSRQQLQHLPELCAGLLLDGFPLELVDGDASNIPLRWVSDVLSQLNDLVSPKNKILVVTVLGVQSTGKSTILNTMFGVQFAVSSGRCTRGAFMLLIRVNDDVKKVLNCDFIVIIDTEGLKSPELAQLDNSHEHDNELATLVVGLSDITIINISMENSTEMKDILQIVVHAFLRMKEVGKKPKCQFVHQNVSDVSAHEKNLRDRKLLLQQLNEMTRAAAKMEKKEENKSFTDVMEYSPDTGNWYVPGLWNGNPPMAPVNAGYSEAVYELKKNIIQMLGSCESSANNILEFTEWVKSLWNAVKHENFIFSFRNSLVADAYMRLCTEFNKWEWEFKKEMYTWVDAAETRISNFGTVAGKSETSHISDFLTQLKSEACVVLSKWETKLLENLAEYFKQTEGHVYLVEGYREDFANSAKSLRRETENSVINQLTAAADIRQGMTEIDRIKEKHTKQIEERVCALIEECRKQKVEMTDKELDREFEKMWNKVLNEVSFSKPKSTDVIANVSHYLRTNLSHKGSHACDLLSQNRLQDCGQVPFKYTVEGFIKQVKHQFSRFFNVEDHVMALQKIADHIIMDCTEIVTDKVKQKNNYHDIYIQEILHMIDERLQNNQNLKIEIQFEVSLKQHICGFAARQFQKMHEDFLRENDPYRCLNQNKEKFRAGFKDVFHKRDQCQKKAEEFTERCLRPAVEDFINRSLGPDIIGEMKTKFEFSTRMFFQYSILLDLLSKKDFKKYQSYICSYEEYANKWVYDCILKHFSNGSKMFEIEDQHLQSRINSIHIAINKAKTEKSGNLKTFVENVCQKLGDKLVISQDALGAFMILNNADQEQFAHWLTECVKDMEQALRKKFKETRIEMKLESLHVNPQRELLSQMIGCGKQCPFCKAPCEAGGREHTEHHTSLHRPKGLGETTWHGTEKPVIDICSSLVVSDMRFHCAATNGEWHPYKLYTEIFPDWKIAPDASLQASDYWKYVLAKFNDKFAEAYNAKPADIPFIWKMITYKQAEESLKKTFNIK; encoded by the exons ACAGATGTCCCTCCaccagaaataacagttctcaGTGTTGGTCAGGAGACTGTTTCCTTTGGTATACCACTCACTGATGACTCTGTTAAGTATACACTGGAATTAGACTACTCCtgcgacacacagagagacagtttgatcagagacGACTCCAGCACTGTGGAGGTTGAGGGACTGATTCCTGGGACTGAGTATACTTTCAGCATCACAAGGATTGGAGACAATGGAAATCGTAGCACAGGAacctcgctgtctgtcttcacag AGCCCAGCCCTCCTGTGCAGATTGCAGTCTATCAGGTCAGCAGTGAGTCACTCTCTCTGCGATGGGATCCCCCTGCTGGTGATGTGGAGAGTTACATTGTAACGTGTTGCCATGAGGGAGAAATTGTGCAAGAGATGACAACTGACACAAACGACCTGACTCTCGGCAACCTGAGTCCAGGGGTGTGTTactctctgcaggtttctgcaCAATTTAGGAATGGAAGAAGAAGCAAGCCAGCTGTAACATCTGCCAACACAA ATGTCCCTCCaccagaaataacagttctcaGTGTTGGTCAGGAGACTGTTTCCTTTGGTATACCACTCACTGATGACTCTGTTAAGTATACACTGGAATTAGACTACTCCtgcgacacacagagagacagtttgatcagagacGTCTCCAGCACCGTGGAGGTTGAGGGACTGATTCCTGGGACTGAGTATACTTTCAGCATCACAAGGATTGCAGACAATGGAAATCGTAGCACAGGAacctcgctgtctgtcttcacag ATGTCCCTCCaccagaaataacagttctcaGTGTTGGTCAGGAGACTGTTTCCTTTGGTATATCACTCACCGATGACTCTGTTAAGTATACAGTGGAATTAGACTACTCCtgcgacacacagagaggcagttTGATCAGAGACGACTCCAGCACTGTGGAGGTTGAGGGACTGATTCCTGGGACTGAGTATACTTTCAGCATCACAAGGATTGCAGACAATGGAAATCGTAGCACAGGAacctcgctgtctgtcttcacag AGCCCAGCCCTCCTGTGCAGATTGCAGTCTATCAGGTCAGCAGTGAGTCACTCTCTCTGCGATGGGATCCCCCTGCTGGTGATGTGGAGAGTTACATTGTAACGTGTTGCCATGAGGGAGAAATTGTGCAAGAGATGACAACTGACACAAACGACCTGACTCTCGGCAACCTGAGTCCAGGGGTGTGTTactctctgcaggtttctgcaCAACTTAGGAATGGAAGAAGAAGCAAGCCAGCTGTAACATCTGCCAACACAA AGATACAAATGAAGAGCTTATTGGAGGATCTGGGGTTGGAGCAGCTCTACAAAAAGAAGCTGTCGCTGAGCACAGTACTTCAGATTGAGGAGAAGACCATCACTGATGAACCTGCCAAGCGTAATTCAGATCTTCCATGGTATTTTCTGAAGAAACTGATGATGGTTAATGTGACAGCTAggaatgtgaaatgtgtatctGGTTGTGAGTCAGCCTGTGATGGTGCATCAGGAAAGACAGAATTAGATCTTGATAATCTGTTCAGTAGTCAGCAATCAGATGATATGTTGAACCCCCTCGACATAATCACTGCTCTCTTCCTGTGCTCTGATGGTTTTGTACAGCAGGAAATTGCTCTCAAAATGTCCATGTGTCAGTTTTCTGTGCCTCTGCTGCTCCCCAATTGTGACACAAAGCAGTGCACACTCATGCTTTGGGCCATGAGAGACATTGTTAAAAAGCACAGACCTCAGTCACTTTCAGAATCCAAGGGCTTTATTGAAGACAGAATGGTTGTCTCTGAACTTCCAATGATATCCTTTGTGAGACTGGGTGAGTGCTCCTTGTCCAAGTCAGAGATCCTCAACAAGCTTCTGAGCAATTCTCAGCAGTACCATGACACCTTTGTTCACTCTAACATGGAGTGTGGTGACTGTCCAAGGAGAATATCCAATGGATTGGCTGAAATTTCTTGGTACCTTCCTTGTGGGAACAAAAACATGGACATTTTCAGTGAGCCAGTAGCTGTAGCTAACCTTCGTGGGGACATTGCTTCATTTgaaacacaattttcttttttatgtcagACATCTGCAGCAGTATTTGTGTTCTTTGACAGTCTGGACTCTGACTGTGAGCTGCTTATGAACCAACAACACAAGGCAGAGATCTTCTTGGTGGGTAACCATCAAAGCAATCACTCCAGTAAGGATGCTCTTAAAAAGGTAGCTACCAAGTTGAGCTTGACTAACAACAATATCCTTCTGAAAGCTAAGCACATGAATGACGCAGACTTTGTCAAAAAATTGCGAATCACAGTTAGAGATGTATTTCAGAGCtcaaagaggaagatgagaatCGAGCAGATGGCTGACATTGCCCGTGATCTGAAAATCTGGGTTGATGAAGACTGTCCAGAGTGCCAGAGTGCCAAGAACAATGCTGATGCCATCACTGCAGAAATTCAAGACATCCTGAAATATAAAGAAACTCAGCTACCCTTGCAAGGCCAAATATGGAAAGAACTGACTGGTTTAGAGAAGGAAGAATTTCGGCTTCGAGGAGTTGGGTCTGAAAACATAGAAAAGTACAAAATTGATCTTCAggtacagaaagaaaaacttcGGAAAGAACAGAACTCTTATGACATGTCAAATGCAATGACATGTTTCATCAATGCAATATCAAGCTCAGGGACAGAGAGATCCTATTTCCTGAAATGGATGCGAATGAACCTCGATAACTTGTCTCGGGAAAAACTGTCTGACCTCAGGGAGCAgtacaaagaaaaatcaaaaaattCTGAGAACAAAGAGGAAATCAAAGAGATTGACAGACAGCTTTCCAACAGCTCACTGGGGACTGAACACTTCTTCCGTGAAATGGGTCAGATCTATGAAGCTTCACTTTCCCTTCCagaaactgaccaatcacgtcAACAGTTACAGCATCTGCCTGAACTATGTGCAGGATTGTTGCTTGATGGATTTCCCCTTGAGCTTGTAGATGGAGATGCATCCAACATACCTCTCAGATGGGTGAGTGATGTTCTCTCTCAGCTCAATGACCTGGTGTCTCCTAAGAACAAGATACTGGTGGTCACAGTTCTTGGAGTTCAGAGCACAGGGAAGTCCACTATCCTCAACACCATGTTTGGAGTGCAGTTTGCAGTCAGCAGTGGTCGATGCACTCGAGGTGCCTTCATGTTGCTCATCAGAGTCAATGACGATGTTAAAAAAGTTCTCAACTGTGACTTCATTGTGATCATTGACACTGAGGGCTTAAAGTCACCAGAACTTGCACAACTGGACAACAGCCACGAGCACGACAATGAGCTTGCAACACTTGTTGTGGGGCTGAGTGATATCACCATTATCAATATTTCAATGGAGAActcaacagaaatgaaagacaTCCTACAAATAGTGGTGCATGCTTTTCTCAGGATGAAGGAGGTGGGCAAAAAGCccaaatgtcagtttgttcacCAGAATGTGTCAGATGTTTCAGCCCATGAGAAGAACTTACGAGACAGGAAACTGCTCTTGCAGCAGTTAAACGAGATGACGCGGGCAGCAgccaaaatggaaaagaaagaggagaacaaGAGCTTCACTGATGTGATGGAGTACAGTCCAGACACTGGGAACTGGTACGTTCCTGGTCTCTGGAATGGAAACCCACCAATGGCACCAGTCAATGCAGGGTACAGTGAGGCCGTTTATGAGCTCAAGAAAAACATTATCCAAATGTTAGGAAGTTGTGAGTCGTCTGCTAATAATATCTTGGAGTTTACAGAGTGGGTGAAAAGCCTGTGGAATGCAGTGAAGCATGAAAACTTCATCTTCAGCTTCAGAAACAGCCTGGTGGCTGATGCATATATGAGGCTGTGCACAGAATTCAACAAATGGGAATGGGAATTCAAAAAAGAGATGTACACCTGGGTCGATGCAGCGGAAACAAGAATTTCCAACTTTGGCACAGTTGCTGGAAAATCTGAGACATCACACATATCAGATTTTCTCACTCAGTTAAAAAGTGAagcttgtgttgtgttgtctaaATGGGAGACAAAGCTTCTTGAAAATCTGGCAGAGTACTTCAAGCAAACAGAGGGTCACGTCTATCTAGTTGAAGGATACAGAGAAGACTTTGCAAACAGTGCAAAGAGCCTTCGACGAGAAACGGAGAACTCTGTAATCAAtcagctcacagcagcagctgacatcagacaggGAATGACAGAAATTGACAGAATCAAGGAGAAGCACACAAAACAGATAGAGGAGAGAGTATGTGCGTTGATTGAAGAATGTCGGAAACAAAAGGTCGAGATGACAGACAAAGAGCTGGACAGAGAATTTGAGAAGATGTGGAATAAAGTATTGAATGAGGTATCTTTTTCCAAGCCAAAGTCCACAGATGTCATCGCAAATGTGTCCCACTACCTGAGAACAAATCTGTCACATAAGGGGAGTCATGCATGTGACCTGTTGAGTCAAAACAGGCTGCAAGATTGTGGACAGGTGCCTTTCAAATATACTGTGGAAGGATTTATCAAGCAGGTTAAACACCAATTCAGCAGATTCTTTAATGTTGAAGATCATGTAATGGCTTTACAAAAGATAGCTGACCACATCATCATGGACTGCACAGAGATTGTGACTgacaaagtgaaacaaaaaaacaattaccaTGACATTTACATCCAGGAGATCCTACACATGATTGATGAGAGGCTGCAAAACAATCAGAATCTGAAGATAGAGATCCAGTTTGAAGTTTCTCTCAAACAGCACATCTGTGGATTTGCAGCCAGACAGTTTCAGAAAATGCATGAAGATTTCCTGCGTGAGAATGATCCCTACAGATGtctgaatcaaaacaaagaaaagtttcGTGCTGGTTTTAAGGATGTGTTCCATAAACGAGACCAGTGCCAGAAGAAAGCAGAAGAATTCACAGAACGCTGTTTGAGGCCTGCAGTGGAAGACTTCATCAATCGTTCCTTGGGTCCTGATATCATTGGTGAAATGAAGACAAAGTTTGAGTTCAGCACACGGATGTTCTTCCAGTATTCAATTTTACTGGATTTGCTCTCAAAGAAGGACTTTAAGAAGTATCAGAGCTACATTTGCTCATATGAGGAGTATGCCAACAAATGGGTTTATGATTGCATCTTGAAACATTTCTCAAATGGgtctaaaatgtttgagattGAAGATCAACATCTCCAGTCAAGAATCAACAGCATACATATTGCTATCAACAAagctaaaacagaaaagagtgGCAACCTGAAGACATTTGTTGAGAATGTCTGTCAGAAACTTGGTGATAAACTGGTCATTTCCCAGGATGCTCTTGGTGCTTTCATGATCCTGAACAATGCTGACCAGGAACAGTTTGCTCACTGGCTCACTGAGTGTGTGAAGGACATGGAACAAGCTCTTAGGAAGAAGTTCAAAGAAACAAGAATCGAAATGAAACTAGAATCTCTTCATGTGAATCCTCAGAGGGAGCTTTTGTCACAAATGATCGGCTGTGGTAAACAGTGTCCATTCTGCAAAGCACCTTgtgaggcaggaggaagagaacATACAGAGCACCACACTTCTCTACATCGACCAAAGGGTCTGGGTGAAACTACCTGGCATGGAACAGAAAAACCTGTCATTGACATTTGCTCTTCTTTGGTGGTCAGTGACATGCGTTTTCACTGCGCTGCCACAAATGGTGAATGGCACCCTTACAAGCTTTACACAGAAATTTTCCCAGACTGGAAAATTGCTCCAGATGCAAGCCTTCAGGCATCAGACTACTGGAAATATGTGCTGGCAAAGTTCAATGACAAGTTTGCAGAAGCATATAATGCAAAGCCTGCTGATATTCCATTCATTTGGAAAATGATCACATACAAGCAGGCAGAGGAGAGTCTGAAAAAGACATTCAACATCAAGTGA